The Iamia majanohamensis genome window below encodes:
- a CDS encoding DUF2510 domain-containing protein, translated as MPDAPRPDATPSAPQPAGWYPDPDGEGLRWWDGTTWTVHEQPAPSGMSCLVCDHGDFDRAQYMLNTQGMTLLGWDGFNRQATCLVCRRCGFIHWFAPAPPR; from the coding sequence GTGCCCGACGCCCCCCGTCCCGACGCGACGCCGTCCGCGCCCCAGCCCGCGGGCTGGTACCCGGACCCCGACGGCGAGGGCCTGCGCTGGTGGGACGGCACCACCTGGACCGTGCACGAGCAGCCCGCCCCCTCGGGCATGTCCTGCCTGGTGTGCGACCACGGTGACTTCGACCGGGCCCAGTACATGCTCAACACCCAGGGGATGACCCTCCTCGGCTGGGACGGGTTCAACCGCCAGGCCACCTGCCTGGTGTGCCGTCGCTGCGGCTTCATCCACTGGTTCGCCCCGGCCCCGCCCCGGTAG
- a CDS encoding CBS domain-containing protein, giving the protein MHVEGLLSSKGAGVVTVASASTVAEVVATLAEHRVGALVVSDDGARVDGIVSERDIVRALAERGSDLLGEGVATIMTSEVVTCDLATTVDELSSSMTERRIRHVPVVVDGRLAGIVSIGDVVKDRMRELEAEAQTLHEYISHGR; this is encoded by the coding sequence GTGCACGTCGAAGGTCTGCTGTCGAGCAAGGGCGCCGGTGTCGTCACCGTGGCGTCGGCCTCCACCGTCGCCGAGGTGGTGGCCACCCTGGCCGAGCACCGGGTCGGAGCCCTGGTCGTGAGCGACGACGGGGCCCGGGTGGACGGCATCGTCTCCGAGCGCGACATCGTCCGCGCCCTGGCCGAGCGGGGGTCCGACCTGCTCGGCGAGGGGGTGGCGACGATCATGACGAGCGAGGTGGTGACCTGCGACCTGGCCACCACGGTCGACGAGCTGTCGTCGTCGATGACCGAGCGCCGCATCCGCCACGTGCCGGTGGTCGTCGACGGCCGGCTGGCCGGCATCGTCAGCATCGGCGACGTGGTCAAGGACCGCATGCGCGAGCTCGAGGCCGAGGCCCAGACGCTCCACGAGTACATCAGCCACGGCCGCTGA
- a CDS encoding transglycosylase family protein — translation MSLALAAALGPAAADQGSTDEATPTATVPVRQEVAAEAPTAPDLDRAQTEKGPSEHDKRVLVLTLVKQQQDAEAWFSAAVAHDAAEAARQQAAEEAAAQEAAEEAAEEAAPEPAPESDAPAPSGGGGGQWDALAQCESGGDWSINTGNGYYGGLQFSLSTWQGFGGSGMPHENSRSAQIAIAERVLASQGWGAWPSCSSQLGLR, via the coding sequence GTGTCCCTGGCCCTCGCTGCGGCCCTCGGGCCCGCAGCCGCCGACCAGGGCAGCACCGACGAGGCCACCCCCACCGCCACCGTCCCGGTGCGCCAGGAGGTCGCCGCCGAGGCGCCCACCGCCCCGGACCTCGACCGGGCCCAGACCGAGAAGGGCCCCTCCGAGCACGACAAGCGCGTGCTGGTGCTGACCCTCGTCAAGCAGCAGCAGGACGCCGAGGCCTGGTTCTCCGCGGCCGTGGCCCACGACGCGGCCGAGGCTGCCCGCCAGCAGGCCGCCGAGGAGGCTGCCGCCCAGGAGGCCGCCGAGGAGGCGGCCGAGGAGGCCGCTCCCGAGCCTGCCCCCGAGTCCGACGCCCCCGCCCCCTCGGGCGGCGGTGGCGGCCAGTGGGACGCCCTCGCCCAGTGCGAGTCGGGTGGCGACTGGTCCATCAACACCGGCAACGGCTACTACGGCGGCCTGCAGTTCTCGCTGTCGACCTGGCAGGGCTTCGGCGGCTCGGGCATGCCCCACGAGAACAGCCGCTCGGCCCAGATCGCCATCGCCGAGCGCGTGCTGGCCTCGCAGGGCTGGGGCGCGTGGCCCTCCTGCTCCAGCCAGCTGGGGCTGCGCTAG
- a CDS encoding class I adenylate-forming enzyme family protein — translation MGALVAVAARGGPGFVEVLRRTWDDGDAVLPLDPRLPAPVLRRLVTVLQPTTLETLGGTVDPALLDGIDGTRTLDGDALVVPTSGTTGEPKGVVLTHDALAAHAAAVHDHLGATSSDRWLACLPLAHIGGLGVVVRALVDGLGLEVHRGFDAGAVAGAREAGATLTSLVPTALDRVGADGFRWVVLGGSADTVARRPANVVRTWGLTETGGGVVYDGRPLAGVEVAEVDGELWVRSPTLARGVRRADGSTRDLRRPLPHDRGSTGWLATGDAGEVAADGTVTVRGRTDDMVVTGGENVWPDAVEAVLRRLPAVDQVAVAGRPDPEWGQRVVAWVVPVDHRPPPTLDGLRAAARAELPAYAAPRELRLVDHLPRTPLGKVRRADLPDAAPD, via the coding sequence TCGTCGCCGTCGCCGCCCGGGGCGGGCCCGGCTTCGTCGAGGTCCTCCGCCGCACCTGGGACGACGGCGACGCCGTCCTGCCCCTCGACCCCCGCCTGCCCGCCCCCGTGCTGCGTCGGCTCGTGACCGTGCTCCAGCCCACGACCCTCGAGACCCTCGGGGGCACGGTCGACCCCGCGCTCCTCGACGGCATCGACGGCACCAGGACCCTCGACGGCGACGCCCTGGTGGTGCCCACCAGCGGCACCACCGGCGAGCCCAAGGGCGTGGTCCTCACCCACGACGCCCTGGCCGCCCACGCCGCCGCCGTCCACGACCACCTGGGTGCGACCTCGTCGGACCGCTGGCTGGCCTGCCTGCCCCTCGCCCACATCGGGGGCCTCGGCGTGGTGGTGCGGGCCCTGGTCGACGGCCTCGGCCTCGAGGTCCACCGGGGCTTCGACGCCGGCGCGGTGGCGGGCGCCCGGGAGGCGGGCGCCACCCTCACCTCGCTCGTCCCCACCGCCCTCGACCGGGTCGGGGCCGACGGGTTCCGCTGGGTCGTGCTGGGCGGGTCGGCCGACACCGTCGCCCGGCGCCCCGCCAACGTGGTGCGCACCTGGGGCCTGACCGAGACGGGCGGGGGCGTCGTCTACGACGGGCGTCCCCTCGCCGGGGTGGAGGTGGCCGAGGTCGACGGCGAGCTCTGGGTCCGCTCCCCCACCCTCGCCCGGGGTGTGCGCCGGGCCGACGGCAGCACCCGCGACCTGCGGCGCCCGCTCCCCCACGACCGGGGCAGCACGGGGTGGCTGGCGACCGGGGATGCGGGAGAGGTGGCGGCCGACGGCACCGTGACGGTGCGCGGCCGCACCGACGACATGGTCGTGACCGGCGGCGAGAACGTCTGGCCCGACGCGGTCGAGGCCGTGCTCCGCCGCCTCCCCGCCGTCGACCAGGTGGCCGTGGCCGGCCGGCCCGACCCCGAGTGGGGCCAGCGGGTGGTGGCGTGGGTGGTCCCCGTCGACCACCGCCCGCCCCCCACCCTCGACGGCCTGCGGGCCGCGGCGCGCGCCGAGCTCCCGGCCTACGCCGCTCCCCGGGAGCTGCGCCTGGTCGACCACCTGCCCCGGACCCCGCTCGGCAAGGTGCGCCGGGCCGACCTCCCCGACGCCGCGCCCGACTGA
- a CDS encoding thioredoxin domain-containing protein, which produces MPNRLADETSPYLRQHAENPVDWWPWGDDALAEARRRDVPVLLSIGYSACHWCHVMAHESFEDEAVAEVVNDLFVPVKVDREERPDVDAVYMEATQAMTRSGGWPMTVFLTPDGAPFFCGTYFPPERRQGMPGFLDVCRAIDEAWRERRDDVAQQAGALSEHLQRTLSAPPGANPVPGREAVDAAVAGLLEVHDDVRGGFGGAPKFPQPASVELLLRRAAGPDDDGSALRAATTTLDAMAAGGIYDHLGGGFARYSVDARWLAPHFEKMLYDQALLIRSYLHAWQLTGAARHRQVLDETITYVLRDLRHPGGGFYSAEDADSEGEEGRFYLWTPDQVRAALGPDEADAAIDWWGVTPEGNFEGRTILNRLHAPGAIERPPLIQDCRIRLFDVRAERIRPGLDDKVLTEWNGLMLSSLAEAAAATGNRVWLEAAVATGEFLCARLRTPEGRWLRSWQGSHDDPDDPGRAHTDAFAADHAALVDGFTRLAEATGEARWIAVARATADVLLALFRDEEGSGFFTTGVDAPPLVARPKDLQDGAVPSANSSAAWALLRLAALTGDDRYRTAAEEVLALLGPLVAEHGAAFAHLAAALDLHAAGTTEVVVPGDAPELLAEVHGRWLPDAVVAWGEDYPSPLWEGRRAGLAYVCRDHACGLPAEDPATLRAQLDAAG; this is translated from the coding sequence ATGCCCAACCGCCTGGCCGACGAGACCAGCCCCTACCTGCGCCAGCACGCCGAGAACCCGGTCGACTGGTGGCCGTGGGGCGACGACGCCCTGGCCGAGGCCCGCCGGCGCGACGTCCCGGTGCTGCTGTCGATCGGGTACTCGGCCTGCCACTGGTGCCACGTGATGGCCCACGAGTCCTTCGAGGACGAGGCCGTCGCCGAGGTCGTCAACGACCTCTTCGTCCCGGTCAAGGTCGACCGCGAGGAGCGCCCCGACGTCGACGCCGTCTACATGGAGGCGACCCAGGCCATGACCCGCTCGGGGGGCTGGCCCATGACCGTCTTCCTCACCCCCGACGGCGCCCCGTTCTTCTGCGGCACCTACTTCCCCCCGGAGCGGCGCCAGGGCATGCCCGGCTTCCTCGACGTGTGCCGGGCCATCGACGAGGCCTGGCGGGAGCGGCGCGACGACGTGGCCCAGCAGGCCGGGGCCCTCTCCGAGCACCTCCAGCGCACCCTCTCGGCCCCGCCCGGGGCCAACCCGGTCCCGGGTCGGGAGGCGGTCGACGCGGCCGTGGCCGGCCTGCTGGAGGTCCACGACGACGTCCGGGGCGGCTTCGGCGGCGCGCCCAAGTTCCCGCAGCCGGCGTCGGTCGAGCTCCTGCTGCGCCGGGCCGCCGGCCCCGACGACGACGGCTCCGCGCTGCGGGCTGCGACCACGACCCTCGACGCCATGGCCGCGGGCGGCATCTACGACCACCTGGGCGGCGGCTTCGCCCGCTACTCGGTCGACGCCCGGTGGCTGGCCCCGCACTTCGAGAAGATGCTCTACGACCAGGCCCTGCTCATCCGCTCCTACCTGCACGCCTGGCAGCTCACCGGGGCGGCGCGCCACCGCCAGGTGCTGGACGAGACCATCACCTACGTGCTCCGCGACCTCCGCCACCCCGGCGGCGGCTTCTACTCGGCCGAGGACGCCGACAGCGAGGGCGAGGAGGGCCGGTTCTACCTCTGGACCCCCGACCAGGTCCGGGCCGCCCTGGGCCCCGACGAGGCCGACGCGGCCATCGACTGGTGGGGCGTCACCCCGGAGGGCAACTTCGAGGGCCGCACCATCCTCAACCGCCTCCACGCCCCGGGCGCCATCGAGCGCCCGCCGCTCATCCAGGACTGCCGCATCCGCCTCTTCGACGTCCGCGCCGAGCGGATCCGGCCCGGCCTCGACGACAAGGTCCTCACCGAGTGGAACGGCCTCATGCTGTCGTCGCTCGCCGAGGCCGCCGCCGCCACCGGCAACCGGGTGTGGCTGGAGGCCGCGGTGGCCACCGGCGAGTTCCTCTGCGCCCGGCTCCGCACCCCCGAGGGACGGTGGCTGCGCTCCTGGCAGGGCTCCCACGACGACCCCGACGACCCGGGCCGGGCCCACACCGACGCCTTCGCCGCCGACCACGCCGCCCTCGTCGACGGCTTCACCCGGCTGGCCGAGGCCACCGGCGAGGCCCGGTGGATCGCCGTGGCCCGGGCCACCGCGGACGTGCTCCTGGCCCTCTTCCGGGACGAGGAGGGCTCCGGCTTCTTCACCACCGGTGTCGACGCCCCGCCCCTCGTGGCCCGCCCCAAGGACCTCCAGGACGGCGCCGTGCCCAGCGCCAACAGCAGCGCGGCCTGGGCCCTGCTGCGCCTGGCCGCCCTCACCGGCGACGACCGCTACCGCACCGCCGCGGAGGAGGTGCTGGCCCTGCTGGGGCCGCTGGTGGCCGAGCACGGCGCCGCCTTCGCCCACCTCGCCGCCGCCCTCGACCTCCACGCCGCGGGCACCACCGAGGTGGTCGTGCCGGGCGACGCGCCCGAGCTGCTCGCCGAGGTGCACGGCCGCTGGCTGCCCGACGCGGTGGTGGCCTGGGGCGAGGACTACCCCTCGCCGCTGTGGGAGGGGCGTCGGGCCGGCCTGGCCTACGTCTGTCGGGACCACGCCTGCGGCCTCCCGGCCGAGGACCCGGCCACCCTCCGGGCCCAGCTCGACGCCGCCGGCTGA
- a CDS encoding DUF2855 family protein: MTLTVDALEVDRHATGTTRLVAEDLGALAPGRVRFRVDRFAVTANTVTYAELGDMLGYWGFYPTDDATWGRVPAMGWADVVASAHPEVEPGSRHYGWFPMAGHVDVEVRPTPAGLRDEGAHRAEHAAVYRTFEDSRTDPLYPDEADPEARADLEDRHALLRGLFLTGFLADASLASRDWFGAEVAVVLSASSKTAIGFATCARARGAVRLVGVTSPGHVEAVEALGLYDEVVTYDAVGSVPVVPAVAVDVAGDGRVVGALHERLGDRLAHSMVVGRTHNDAPPAAVTSGPEPELFFAPTAMEALRADGADLPTLLAASRRALTDFITGSRAWMAVERAHGPDAVAAAWADVHAGRVPPDVGRICSLHG; this comes from the coding sequence ATGACCCTCACCGTCGACGCCCTCGAGGTCGATCGGCACGCCACCGGGACCACCCGCCTCGTCGCCGAGGACCTGGGCGCCCTGGCCCCGGGCCGGGTCCGGTTCCGCGTCGACCGGTTCGCGGTCACCGCCAACACCGTCACCTACGCCGAGCTGGGCGACATGCTCGGGTACTGGGGCTTCTACCCCACCGACGACGCCACCTGGGGCCGGGTGCCGGCCATGGGCTGGGCCGACGTGGTCGCCTCGGCCCACCCCGAGGTGGAGCCCGGGAGCCGCCACTACGGCTGGTTCCCGATGGCCGGCCACGTCGACGTGGAGGTGCGCCCCACGCCTGCCGGCCTCCGCGACGAGGGCGCCCACCGCGCCGAGCACGCCGCCGTCTACCGCACCTTCGAGGACTCCCGCACCGACCCCCTGTACCCCGACGAGGCCGACCCCGAGGCCCGGGCCGACCTCGAGGACCGCCACGCCCTGCTCCGCGGCCTCTTCCTCACCGGGTTCCTGGCCGACGCCTCCCTCGCCTCGCGGGACTGGTTCGGCGCCGAGGTCGCGGTGGTGCTCTCGGCGTCGTCGAAGACGGCCATCGGCTTCGCCACCTGCGCCCGGGCCCGGGGGGCCGTCCGCCTGGTGGGGGTGACCTCGCCGGGCCACGTCGAGGCGGTCGAGGCCCTCGGCCTCTACGACGAGGTCGTCACCTACGACGCCGTGGGGTCGGTCCCCGTCGTCCCCGCCGTGGCCGTCGACGTGGCCGGCGACGGTCGGGTCGTGGGCGCGCTGCACGAGCGCCTGGGCGACCGCCTGGCCCACTCGATGGTCGTAGGCCGCACCCACAACGACGCGCCGCCGGCGGCGGTGACCTCCGGGCCCGAGCCCGAGCTCTTCTTCGCCCCGACCGCGATGGAGGCCCTGCGCGCCGACGGCGCCGACCTCCCCACCCTGCTGGCCGCCTCGCGGCGGGCCCTCACCGACTTCATCACCGGGTCGCGGGCCTGGATGGCCGTCGAGCGGGCCCACGGCCCCGACGCGGTGGCGGCGGCCTGGGCCGACGTGCACGCCGGCCGGGTCCCGCCCGACGTCGGCCGCATCTGCTCCCTGCACGGCTGA
- a CDS encoding SDR family oxidoreductase translates to MEIDLDRRVAVVTGASRGIGLATAHRLAGAGARVLLTSRKPDAVEAAAEQVRAATPGAEVLAVTANAGDPDSAAAVVGAAVERWGGVDIVVNNAATNPYFGPALDISDGQWAKTFDVNLKGAHALVREAWRGSMSERGGAVVNVASVGGVLVEPGIGVYNVTKAALLHLTRTLAGELGPTVRVNAVAPGLVRTDMARGLWEEHGDAIAARVPLRRLGEPDDVAGAILFLVSDLARWITGTTVTVDGGMDLHA, encoded by the coding sequence ATGGAGATCGACCTGGACCGACGGGTGGCGGTGGTGACCGGTGCGTCACGGGGGATCGGGCTGGCCACCGCGCACCGCCTGGCGGGGGCCGGGGCGCGGGTGCTGCTGACCTCGCGCAAGCCCGACGCGGTGGAGGCGGCGGCCGAGCAGGTGCGGGCCGCCACCCCGGGCGCCGAGGTCCTGGCGGTGACGGCCAACGCCGGCGACCCCGACTCCGCCGCCGCGGTGGTCGGGGCGGCCGTGGAGCGCTGGGGCGGGGTGGACATCGTGGTCAACAACGCGGCCACCAACCCGTACTTCGGCCCCGCCCTCGACATCAGCGACGGCCAGTGGGCCAAGACCTTCGACGTGAACCTCAAGGGCGCCCACGCCCTGGTCCGCGAGGCGTGGCGGGGGTCGATGTCCGAGCGGGGCGGTGCGGTGGTGAACGTGGCCTCGGTGGGCGGGGTGCTGGTCGAGCCCGGCATCGGCGTCTACAACGTCACCAAGGCGGCCCTGCTGCACCTCACCCGCACCCTGGCCGGCGAGCTGGGCCCGACCGTCCGGGTCAACGCGGTGGCCCCGGGGCTGGTGCGCACCGACATGGCCCGGGGCCTGTGGGAGGAGCACGGCGACGCCATCGCGGCGCGGGTGCCCCTGCGCCGCCTGGGCGAGCCCGACGACGTGGCCGGGGCGATCCTCTTCCTCGTGAGCGACCTGGCCCGGTGGATCACCGGCACCACCGTCACCGTCGACGGGGGCATGGACCTCCACGCCTGA
- a CDS encoding nitroreductase family protein, with protein sequence MELSDAVRRRRMVRAFTDQPVAAPVLDGLLDAARRAPSAGNAQGTRFLVLDTPAAVAGYWDLTLPADRRARFAWPGLLVAPALVVVLVDPEAYVARYAEADKAATGLGEGTGAWPVPYWWVDAGAAVQTLLLGAVDVGLGACLFGLFAAEDALLAAHGVPEGWRAAGTVALGHPAAGDRPGRSAGRPRPPLAEVVRRGRWAPE encoded by the coding sequence ATGGAGCTCTCCGACGCGGTGCGCCGCCGGCGCATGGTGCGCGCCTTCACCGACCAGCCGGTGGCCGCCCCCGTGCTCGACGGCCTGCTCGACGCGGCCCGCCGGGCGCCCTCGGCGGGCAACGCCCAGGGCACCCGCTTCCTGGTGCTCGACACCCCCGCGGCCGTCGCCGGCTACTGGGACCTGACCCTCCCGGCCGACCGGCGGGCCCGCTTCGCCTGGCCCGGCCTGCTCGTCGCCCCCGCCCTGGTCGTGGTGCTCGTCGACCCGGAGGCCTACGTGGCCCGCTACGCCGAGGCCGACAAGGCGGCCACGGGCCTGGGGGAGGGGACCGGGGCCTGGCCGGTGCCCTACTGGTGGGTCGACGCCGGCGCCGCGGTGCAGACCCTGCTGCTGGGGGCGGTCGACGTCGGCCTGGGGGCGTGCCTGTTCGGACTCTTCGCCGCCGAGGACGCCCTCCTGGCCGCCCACGGCGTGCCCGAGGGGTGGCGGGCGGCGGGCACCGTGGCCCTCGGCCACCCCGCCGCCGGGGACCGCCCGGGGCGCTCGGCCGGGCGTCCCCGACCCCCGCTCGCCGAGGTGGTCCGCCGGGGCCGTTGGGCCCCGGAGTGA
- the dnaE gene encoding DNA polymerase III subunit alpha: MGDSFTHLHTHTEYSMLDGASRIEQVVAAAAADGQPALGITDHGNMYGVLPFYKACRDHGINPVLGFEAYMAHEHRTERIQTRGKVDDTGGEGDGGKKAYYHLTLLAESDVGYRNLIQLSSRAFMEGYYRKPKVDWETLADHAEGVIATTGCLGGHVLQSLLNGDEKGALMKAARLQEIFGRDNLFVELQDHGIPEQHRTNPKLIDIARRIGAPLLATNDSHYTHADDAEGHDALLCVQTGALIAQSENERFKFKGGGHYLKSAAEMRHLFRDVEVACDNSLWIAERADVTIDMGGKPKLPSFPLPEGFASDTDYLRHLTFEGARQRWGGDLPDKVVERLAYELQIIDDMGFSAYFLITWDLIKHARDMGIRVGPGRGSAAGCAVAYCLRITDLDPIRYDLLFERFLNPSRVSMPDIDMDFDSRYRDEMIRYAAERYGRDHVAQIVTFSTIKARAAVRDAARVLGLPYAVGDKVAKAMPPLVMGRDTPLYACLEEHEKFVDGYQRAAELRGMYEADPDVARVVDVAKSLEGLRRQDGIHAAAVVITDESLTEYLPIQRKPGPGQTLEEAPVVTQYEMGNVEALGLLKMDFLGLRNLDVITDALALIKDFRGIDVDIDDPPLDDEPTFEMLRRGDSIGVFQMEGGGLRQLLRQLAPTTFEDVCALVALYRPGPMGVNMHVDYADRKNERRPVEFFHPDAKELLSDTYGLMIYQESVMRVSQQFAGYSLADADNLRKACGKKNREIMAKERSKFVDGCETAGYGRDLGTELFDIIENFADYAFNKSHSFGYGFVAYQTAYLKANHRIEYLAALLTSVKANLEKAAVYLNECRISGIRVLVADVNRSKADFVPVRLEDGTEAIPFGLSAVRNVGAAIVAQMVDEREANGPYADFCDFCDRVPLPVLNKRAIESLIKAGGFDSLGHPRKGLLQVFEPIIDMTLSRRRQEDQGVMSLFDDAPGGDGPSFDDRPPIPDVEFDKTEKLRFEKEMLGLYVSDHPIMGLEDALARRTDCSLRELIERAEAAEAGEATEVAPPSGGGREKRDKVVTVGGVITGLQHKFTKANARMAVFVLEDLEASLEVTVFPRTFEAIGHVLADDLVVTMKARLDMRDDQPKLIAMEVTPCEDLSDDPPLRLRVPPHHLSDQRVRDLKDLLVRFPGDSTVYLHVGEQVVRLPDGWSVDRGSGLVAELRVVFGADCLVG; this comes from the coding sequence GTGGGCGACTCGTTCACCCACCTGCACACCCACACCGAGTACTCGATGCTCGACGGGGCGTCGCGGATCGAGCAGGTGGTGGCGGCCGCCGCGGCCGACGGGCAGCCCGCGCTGGGCATCACCGACCACGGCAACATGTACGGCGTCCTGCCCTTCTACAAGGCCTGCCGCGACCACGGGATCAACCCGGTGCTCGGGTTCGAGGCCTACATGGCCCACGAGCACCGCACCGAGCGCATCCAGACCCGGGGCAAGGTCGACGACACCGGTGGCGAGGGCGACGGCGGCAAGAAGGCCTACTACCACCTCACCCTCCTGGCCGAGAGCGACGTCGGCTACCGGAACCTCATCCAGCTGTCGTCCCGGGCCTTCATGGAGGGCTACTACCGCAAGCCCAAGGTCGACTGGGAGACCCTCGCCGACCACGCCGAGGGGGTCATCGCCACCACCGGCTGCCTCGGCGGCCACGTGCTCCAGTCGCTGCTGAACGGCGACGAGAAGGGCGCGCTCATGAAGGCGGCCCGGCTCCAGGAGATCTTCGGGCGCGACAACCTCTTCGTGGAGCTGCAGGACCACGGCATCCCCGAGCAGCACCGCACCAACCCCAAGCTCATCGACATCGCCCGGCGCATCGGGGCCCCGCTGCTCGCCACCAACGACAGCCACTACACCCACGCCGACGACGCCGAGGGCCACGACGCCCTGCTCTGCGTGCAGACCGGCGCCCTCATCGCCCAGAGCGAGAACGAGCGCTTCAAGTTCAAGGGCGGCGGCCACTACCTGAAGTCGGCGGCCGAGATGCGCCACCTGTTCCGCGACGTCGAGGTGGCCTGCGACAACTCGCTCTGGATCGCCGAGCGGGCCGACGTCACCATCGACATGGGCGGCAAGCCCAAGCTGCCGAGCTTTCCGCTGCCGGAGGGCTTCGCCTCCGACACCGACTACCTCCGCCACCTCACCTTCGAGGGGGCGCGGCAGCGCTGGGGCGGTGACCTCCCCGACAAGGTGGTCGAGCGCCTGGCCTACGAGCTCCAGATCATCGACGACATGGGGTTCTCGGCCTACTTCCTCATCACCTGGGACCTCATCAAGCACGCCCGCGACATGGGCATCCGGGTCGGTCCCGGGCGGGGGAGCGCGGCCGGCTGCGCGGTGGCCTACTGCCTGCGCATCACCGACCTCGACCCCATCCGCTACGACCTGCTCTTCGAGCGCTTCCTCAACCCCAGCCGGGTGTCGATGCCCGACATCGACATGGACTTCGACTCCCGCTACCGGGACGAGATGATCCGCTACGCGGCCGAGCGCTACGGCCGCGACCACGTGGCCCAGATCGTCACCTTCTCGACCATCAAGGCCCGGGCCGCGGTGCGCGACGCGGCCCGCGTGCTGGGGCTGCCCTACGCGGTGGGCGACAAGGTGGCCAAGGCCATGCCGCCGCTCGTCATGGGCCGCGACACGCCCCTCTACGCCTGCCTGGAGGAGCACGAGAAGTTCGTCGACGGCTACCAGCGGGCGGCCGAGCTGCGGGGCATGTACGAGGCCGACCCCGACGTGGCCCGGGTGGTCGACGTGGCCAAGAGCCTCGAGGGCCTCCGCCGCCAGGACGGCATCCACGCCGCCGCGGTGGTCATCACCGACGAGTCGCTCACCGAGTACCTGCCCATCCAGCGCAAGCCGGGGCCGGGGCAGACCCTCGAGGAGGCGCCGGTCGTCACCCAGTACGAGATGGGCAACGTCGAGGCCCTGGGCCTGCTCAAGATGGACTTCCTGGGCCTGCGCAACCTCGACGTGATCACCGACGCGCTCGCCCTCATCAAGGACTTCCGGGGCATCGACGTCGACATCGACGACCCGCCCCTCGACGACGAGCCCACCTTCGAGATGCTGCGCCGGGGCGACTCCATCGGCGTGTTCCAGATGGAGGGCGGCGGCCTGCGCCAGCTGCTGCGCCAGCTCGCCCCCACCACCTTCGAGGACGTGTGCGCCCTCGTCGCGCTCTACCGCCCCGGGCCCATGGGCGTGAACATGCACGTCGACTACGCCGACCGCAAGAACGAGCGGCGCCCGGTCGAGTTCTTCCACCCCGACGCCAAGGAGCTGCTCTCCGACACCTACGGCCTGATGATCTACCAGGAGTCGGTGATGCGGGTGAGCCAGCAGTTCGCCGGCTACTCGCTGGCCGACGCCGACAACCTGCGCAAAGCCTGCGGCAAGAAGAACCGCGAGATCATGGCCAAGGAGCGCTCGAAGTTCGTCGACGGGTGCGAGACCGCGGGCTACGGCCGCGACCTCGGCACCGAGCTGTTCGACATCATCGAGAACTTCGCCGACTACGCCTTCAACAAGAGCCACTCGTTCGGCTACGGGTTCGTCGCCTACCAGACGGCCTACCTCAAGGCGAACCACCGCATCGAGTACCTGGCGGCCCTGCTGACCAGCGTGAAGGCCAACCTCGAGAAGGCCGCGGTCTACCTGAACGAGTGCCGGATCTCGGGCATCAGGGTCCTGGTCGCCGACGTGAACCGGTCGAAGGCCGACTTCGTGCCCGTGCGCCTGGAGGACGGCACCGAGGCCATCCCCTTCGGGCTCTCCGCGGTCCGCAACGTGGGCGCCGCCATCGTGGCCCAGATGGTCGACGAGCGGGAGGCCAACGGCCCCTACGCCGACTTCTGCGACTTCTGCGACCGCGTGCCCCTGCCGGTGCTCAACAAGCGGGCCATCGAGTCGCTCATCAAGGCCGGCGGCTTCGACTCCCTGGGCCACCCCCGCAAGGGGCTGCTCCAGGTGTTCGAGCCCATCATCGACATGACCCTCTCCCGGCGCCGCCAGGAGGACCAGGGCGTCATGTCGCTCTTCGACGACGCCCCCGGCGGCGACGGGCCGTCGTTCGACGACCGCCCCCCGATCCCCGACGTCGAGTTCGACAAGACCGAGAAGCTGCGCTTCGAGAAGGAGATGCTCGGCCTCTACGTCTCCGACCACCCGATCATGGGCCTGGAGGACGCCCTGGCCCGGCGCACCGACTGCTCCCTCCGCGAGCTCATCGAGCGGGCCGAGGCGGCCGAGGCGGGGGAGGCCACCGAGGTCGCACCGCCCTCCGGCGGGGGGCGGGAGAAGCGCGACAAGGTGGTCACCGTGGGCGGGGTCATCACCGGCCTCCAGCACAAGTTCACCAAGGCCAACGCACGCATGGCCGTGTTCGTGCTGGAGGACCTGGAGGCCAGCCTCGAGGTCACCGTGTTCCCCCGCACCTTCGAGGCCATCGGCCACGTCCTGGCCGACGACCTGGTCGTCACCATGAAGGCCCGCCTCGACATGCGCGACGACCAGCCCAAGCTGATCGCCATGGAGGTCACGCCCTGCGAGGACCTCTCCGACGACCCGCCCCTGCGGCTCCGGGTGCCGCCCCACCACCTCTCCGACCAGCGGGTGCGCGACCTGAAGGACCTGCTCGTGCGCTTCCCGGGCGACTCCACCGTCTACCTCCACGTGGGGGAGCAGGTGGTCCGCCTGCCCGACGGCTGGTCGGTCGACCGGGGCTCGGGGCTGGTGGCCGAGCTGCGGGTCGTCTTCGGCGCCGACTGCCTCGTCGGCTGA